Proteins encoded by one window of Rutidosis leptorrhynchoides isolate AG116_Rl617_1_P2 chromosome 7, CSIRO_AGI_Rlap_v1, whole genome shotgun sequence:
- the LOC139859118 gene encoding elongation factor 1-gamma 1-like, with protein sequence MALAKEVFVAGVNRGLGVLNRHLASRSFLVGDSVTLADIITTCNLLLGFEFLTPKSITSEYPHVENYFWKMIDQPNFSKITGEVKQVDASISFAIQKKPHVAEEVEAPKPKALKHQHLRMC encoded by the exons ATGGCGCTG GCTAAGGAGGTTTTTGTTGCTGGCGTGAACAGAGGGCTTGGTGTTCTAAACAGACATCTTGCATCACGTAGTTTTCTAGTTGGTGATTCTGTGACATTGGCTGACATCATCACCACATGCAACTTGCTTCTGGGTTTTGAGTTTTTGACGCCCAAGAGCATCACGTCTGAGTATCCACATGTTGAGAACTACTTTTGGAAGATGATCGATCAGCCAAATTTTAGCAAGATAACTGGTGAAGTCAAGCAAGTAGATGCTTCTATTTCTTTTGCTATTCAAAAGAAACCTCACGTAGCAGAAGAGGTGGAAGCACCAAAGCCCAAGGCATTGAAGCATCAACATCTACGCATGTGTTGA